A stretch of DNA from Rhizobium sp. EC-SD404:
GGGTCGTATATGCGGCTTTGCCGCGTGGCTGACGGCCGGTCTCCTGGCTCGGGACCAATCCCCTCCGCCTTCCCGATGCAAGAAGCACACCAGTGGCATGATGAAGGGGCGTCGTCCCTGACAGTCGCGGGGGCGGCGCCGGCTTTTCACCGGCTTCCCGTTTCACCTTGAAACTCAAGGCACCGTCGCAACGATTGGTGACAGCGGCTGCGATAAAACACAACCGGTGCCGATGCTCATTTCTTGAGCAAAAGCTGACGCTTCACTTCTTTCTGCGGGCAGGCCCTTTGCGCTCCGCCGATGCCGCCCACAGATTGATATCGGCGTCGCGGGCATGGCTGTCGATTTCGGCAAGCTCGGCATCGGTGAAATCGAGATTGGCGAGTGCACCCACGCAATCCTCCACCTGCGACACACGGCTCGCGCCGATCAGCGCCGAGGTGACGCGGCCACCGCGCAGGACCCAAGCGATTGCCATCTGCGCCAGCGTCTGGCCGCGCTTCTCGGCGATCTCGTTCAGCGCACGGATATTGGCGAGGTTCTTGTCGTTCAGGAACTCCGGCATCAGGGACTTGCCCTGGCTGGCACGGCTGTCGTCAGGTACGCCCTTCAGATACTTGGTCGTGAGCATGCCCTGCGCGAGTGGCGAGAACACGATCGAGCCGATGCCGAGATCATCGAGCGCATCGAGAAGCCCATCCTCCTCGACCCAGCGGTTGAGCATGGAATAGCTCGGCTGGTGGATGATGCACGGCGTGCCGAGGTCCTTGAGGATCGCTGCGGCTTCCCGCGTCCGCTGGGCGTTGTAGGACGAGATACCGGCATAGAGCGCCTTGCCGGAGCGCACGATCTGATCGAGCGCCATCATCGTCTCTTCAAGCGGCGTTTCCGGATCGAACCGGTGCGAATAGAAGATGTCGACATAGTCGAGACCCATCCGCTTCAGGCTCTGGTCGCAGGAGGCGATCACGTATTTGCGGCTGCCCCACTCGCCATAGGGCCCCGGCCACATGTCGTAGCCGGCCTTGGAAGAGATGATCAGCTGATCGCGGTAGCCGGAAAAATCGGTCCGCAGGATTTCGCCGAAAGCCGTTTCCGCCGATCCGGGCGGCGGGCCGTAATTGTTGGCGAGGTCGAAATGAGTGATGCCGAGATCGAAGGCGCGGCGGCAGATGTCGCGCTTGGTCTGATGGGGCGTGTCGTCGCCGAAATTGTGCCAGAGACCGAGGGAAATCGCGGGAAGCTTCAACCCGCTGCGGCCGCAACGGTTGTAGCGCATCGTTTCGTAACGGTTTTCAGCCGGCTGCCATGCCATGGCGCAATCTCCCTTCATGCTTTGAAGCGCGAGGGATAGGCGCTCCGCCGCCAAAACGGAAGAGGCTTCACGCCTTGCGTCGCGCGGCCTCGCGGATCAGCGCAGCGAGCGTCTCGCCATCGCCGATGGCGTTCGCCATCAGGAGAATGAGCCGTGCGTTGAAGCGCTGTGCCTCTTCGGTCGAGAGCGTCCGTTGCGCCGCCATTAGCTCGGCATAGAAGCGATCGCCGGCAGGTCCGAGCCGGTCTTGCAGAAGATCGGTCATTGGCCGGCTCCAAGCGTGCGTTTGTGGGCGACGGCAATGTCGTCGGCGCTGGGCGCGACAAACGCTGCCGCGACGTGCTGGTCCGGCCGAACGAGATAGGTGAAACCCTGTCCAAGCCGTTTGAGGGCGTGCCCCTCCAGATCGATCAGGCAGTCTTCGCCGGCCGAGGCATCGGCCACGACCTGGATGACCGGCAAGCCGTTTGCAATCGGCCGGTCCCGCTCCGTGGTCAGCACGCAGAAATCGCCGCCGATTTCGTTGAGCAGCCAAGTCGATCGGTTGCCTTTGAGCACCGGCGCATCGGGCAGAACACTGCCCGGTTTGACGGGAGCGTCTACCCCGGATGCCGTCTGCATCGACATTCCTTCCAGCGAACAGGGCAGCGACAGCCGTCCGGAATTGACGAGGCGCCGGGCAAAGGGCGCGTCAGCCGCAAGCCGAAGGACCTCATCGCGGAAGATGCGCTCCATCTCCGTCTTCGGAGTCATGAAATTGGTCGCGTTGGCGGACTGCGCAATGTTCTCGTCGGCGCCGTGGACACGTTCTTCATTGTAGCTCTCGATCAACGTCTCCGGTGCCTTGCCCTGGATGACCGCCGCGAGTTTCCAGCCGAGATTGTCGACGTCGTGCATGCCGCCATTGCCGCCGCGCGCGCCGAAGGGCGACACCACATGGGCGCTGTCGCCGACGAAGACGACGCGGTCATGGACGAACCGATCGAGCCGGCGGCACTGAAACGTGTAGACCGACACCCAGTCCAGTCCGAACGGCCTGTCGCCGACGATGGCCCGGATGCGCGGGAGAACCTTTTCCGGGCGTTTCTCTTCGAGGGGATCTGCATCCCAGCCGAGTTGCAGGTCGATGCGGTAGATGTTGTCCGGCTGCTTGTGGAGAAGCGCCGATTGCCCTTCGTGAAACGGCGGCTCGAACCAGAAATGCCGCTCGGCCTCGCCGGAGGCGAAGAGATCGTCGTCCATGCGAATGTCGGCGATGAGGAAGCGCTCCTCGAACAGCCGGCCGCTGAACTCCAGACCCATCATGTCGCGCAGCGCAGACCTGGAGCCATCGCAAGCCATCAGCCAGTCGGCGGTTAGATCGTAGGCGCCGAAGGGCGTCTCCACCGAAA
This window harbors:
- the mgrA gene encoding L-glyceraldehyde 3-phosphate reductase — protein: MAWQPAENRYETMRYNRCGRSGLKLPAISLGLWHNFGDDTPHQTKRDICRRAFDLGITHFDLANNYGPPPGSAETAFGEILRTDFSGYRDQLIISSKAGYDMWPGPYGEWGSRKYVIASCDQSLKRMGLDYVDIFYSHRFDPETPLEETMMALDQIVRSGKALYAGISSYNAQRTREAAAILKDLGTPCIIHQPSYSMLNRWVEEDGLLDALDDLGIGSIVFSPLAQGMLTTKYLKGVPDDSRASQGKSLMPEFLNDKNLANIRALNEIAEKRGQTLAQMAIAWVLRGGRVTSALIGASRVSQVEDCVGALANLDFTDAELAEIDSHARDADINLWAASAERKGPARRKK
- a CDS encoding DUF2783 domain-containing protein, whose translation is MTDLLQDRLGPAGDRFYAELMAAQRTLSTEEAQRFNARLILLMANAIGDGETLAALIREAARRKA
- a CDS encoding FAD-dependent oxidoreductase, yielding MPTFTHTPFEVICPPELAGGEVPEQYQVVIVGAGPIGLALAIDLALKGVASVVLDDNDVVSVGSRAICWAKRSLEIFDRLGVADRMLAKGVTWKVGRLFHRDREVYNFDLLPEAGHKMPAFINLQQYYVEHYLVDRCRDFPDLIELRFRNKVVALRQQGDGARLSVETPFGAYDLTADWLMACDGSRSALRDMMGLEFSGRLFEERFLIADIRMDDDLFASGEAERHFWFEPPFHEGQSALLHKQPDNIYRIDLQLGWDADPLEEKRPEKVLPRIRAIVGDRPFGLDWVSVYTFQCRRLDRFVHDRVVFVGDSAHVVSPFGARGGNGGMHDVDNLGWKLAAVIQGKAPETLIESYNEERVHGADENIAQSANATNFMTPKTEMERIFRDEVLRLAADAPFARRLVNSGRLSLPCSLEGMSMQTASGVDAPVKPGSVLPDAPVLKGNRSTWLLNEIGGDFCVLTTERDRPIANGLPVIQVVADASAGEDCLIDLEGHALKRLGQGFTYLVRPDQHVAAAFVAPSADDIAVAHKRTLGAGQ